The following coding sequences lie in one Portunus trituberculatus isolate SZX2019 chromosome 26, ASM1759143v1, whole genome shotgun sequence genomic window:
- the LOC123509174 gene encoding utrophin-like isoform X4 encodes MEVLMKDEREDVQKKTFAKWINSQLAKGHHPPVTDLFYDLRDGTRLLALLEVLTGRQYKREKGRMRVHHLNNVSRAMAVLEESSVKLVNISNEHIVDGNAKLTLGLVWAVILHWQVQGVLRDVMADLQQTSLEKTLLAWCRQTTKGYQGVEIDNFTTSWSDGLALNALIHSQRPRLFEWTVVARKHPLARLDHAFRTAQDHLGIERLLDPEDVNSQVPDKKSIMMYVMCLFQALPHDSLTVEALQGATGGLQAGMGAAALSPEGSGGGGRPLSTVSIGLGGYQRTLEEVLGWLLGAEDRLAAMPPIADSTHAVKDQFHDLEELMLDLTARQGGVGEVLGEGSRLLREGVMEEEEEEEVRVQMKLLNTRWEELRVRAMERQARLHHTLMALQETQLDALKRWLTLTEERIANMSQVGPSTSALRQQVAAHQELQHDLEAEQSNINSLSNMVVVVDEANSDSAYSSLEDELNALGERWAHICRWTESRWSTLQTLSQHWPRFEEEVSALKEWLKDKEKDLRDFESDPATEEEKFMRQASYLQVVEAEMDLQQRRFDGLQDLSGKILIHIPEESPTHTSLPQQLEDLQDRLDLLASIIEAQTARLSACGIDISKVAAPVQVSSGGGGGGGGGEVVRSATTTITTKDASTTLITKVVTTKVTETVSASSAKRQKLEGGTQVDFSVALAKLGEWMGGVEGKVDQGEVDQLPLHQLSLLHDQLQAEVESQQDEYNKVVSLGESVVSETATIGEPCCGSEEALRR; translated from the exons AAGCGGGAGAAAGGCCGGATGAGAGTTCACCACCTGAACAACGTGAGCCGAGCCATGGCAGTGCTGGAGGAGAGCAGTGTCAAATTGGTGAATATTTCCAACGAGCACATTGTCGACGGCAACGCGAAACTCACCTTGGGACTCGTGTGGGCTGTTATCCTTCactggcag GTCCAGGGTGTGCTGAGGGATGTGATGGCAGACCTTCAGCAGACCAGCCTGGAGAAGACCCTGCTGGCTTGGTGCAGACAGACCactaag GGTTACCAAGGAGTGGAGATTGACAACTTCACCACCAGCTGGTCCGACGGTCTGGCCCTGAATGCCCTGATCCACTCCCAGCGTCCCAGACTGTTTGAATGGACCGTTGTGGCCCGCAAGCACCCCCTGGCCAGGCTGGACCACGCGTTCAGGACTGCCCAGGACCATCTCGGCATTGAAAGGCTGCTCGACCCTGAAG ACGTCAACTCGCAGGTTCCGGACAAGAAATCGATCATGATGTACGTGATGTGTCTCTTCCAAGCCTTGCCACACGACTCCCTCACTGTGGAGGCTCTGCAGGGGGCCACCGGGGGACTCCAGGCGGGCATGGGGGCTGCTGCTCTCTCCCCGGAG ggtagtggcggtggtggtcggCCCCTGTCCACAGTAAGCATTGGTCTGGGGGGTTACCAGCGCACCCTGGAGGAGGTACTGGGGTGGCTCCTGGGGGCTGAGGACAGACTGGCTGCGATGCCCCCGATTGCTGACTCCACACACGCTGTAAAGGACCAATTTCATGaccttgag GAACTGATGCTGGATTTGACAGCTCGGCAGGGGGGTGTCGGGGAGGTGCTGGGGGAGGGCTCGAGACTCCTGCGGGAgggggtgatggaggaggaggaggaggaggaggtgcgtgTCCAGATGAAGCTTCTTAACACACGGTGGGAGGAGCTTCGAGTGCGCGCCATGGAGAGACAAGCCAGACTGCACCACACTCTAATGGCCCTGCAGGAAACACAGCTGGACGCACTCAAACGCTGGCTCACACTTACAGAAGAGAGGATTGCCAACATGAGCCAG GTAGGGCCATCCACCTCAGCGCTCCGCCAGCAGGTTGCTGCCCACCAGGAGCTGCAACATGACCTGGAGGCAGAGCAGAGTAACATTAATTCCCTCTccaacatggtggtggtggtggatgaggccAACTCCGACTCTg CCTATTCATCGCTGGAGGACGAACTGAATGCTCTTGGGGAACGCTGGGCCCACATCTGTAGGTGGACCGAGTCTCGCTGGTCCACTCTGcag ACACTCTCCCAGCACTGGCCAAGGTTCGAGGAGGAGGTGTCGGCCTTGAAGGAGTGGctgaaggataaggagaaggatcTGAGGGACTTCGAGAGTGATCCTGCCACTGAAGAGGAGAAATTTATGCGTCAGGCCTCTTATCTACAG gtggtggaggcggaGATGGACCTGCAGCAGCGGCGGTTTGACGGACTGCAGGACCTTAGCGGCAAAATCCTTATCCACATCCCTGAGGAGAGCCCAACACACACGTCACTCCCACAGCAATTGGAGGACCTTCAGGACAGATTGGATCTCTTAGCCAGCATTATTGAAGCTCAGACTGCCAGG ctgTCAGCATGTGGCATTGACATCAGCAAGGTCGCAGCCCCTGTGCAggtcagcagtggtggtggcggtggtggtggtggtggtgaggtggtaaggtcagccaccaccaccatcaccaccaaggaCGCCAgcaccaccctcatcaccaaGGTCGTCACCACTAAGGTCACAGAGACG GTCTCGGCCAGCTCCGCCAAGAGACAGAAACTTGAAGGCGGAACACAGGTGGActtttctgtggccttggctAAGCTGGGGGAGTGGATGGGTGGAGTGGAGGGCAAGGTGGACCAGGGAGAGGTGGACCAACTGCCACTCCAccagctgtccctcctccaTGACCAGCTGCAGGCGgag GTGGAGAGTCAGCAAGACGAATACAACAAAGTAGTTAGTCTTGGCGAATCTGTGGTCTCGGAGACAGCCACTATTGGAGAACCCTGCTGTGGGAGTGAGGAGGCACTGCGGAGGTGA